One Phalacrocorax aristotelis chromosome 14, bGulAri2.1, whole genome shotgun sequence DNA window includes the following coding sequences:
- the LOC142064512 gene encoding lipase member M-like isoform X1 translates to MWLLLVALCLAQGLGDAIPLAGVSHDNPEQSMNISEKIRFHGYHSEEYDVLTEDGYFLSLNRIPHGKGDTGHSGSRSPVLIVHGFSLDGGHWVDNLPNSSLGFILADAGYDVWIGNSRGNTWSCRHLNLSVDEEEFWDFSFHEMAVYDLPALVGFILRQTGQEKLFYVGHAQGNSLGFIAFSSMPQLAEKIKLFFALAPLYTFHHVKGPVLKIAFLPDAVLKAIFGTKQLTLVGRKERATIAKTCSNLLTAEVCENEIFLIGGYNKKNLNMSRLDVYLAHFPDYTSVKTLLHWGQTAKTGVFKQFDYGEKNQEKYNQANPPLYRIEDMMVPTALWSGGEDWVNPPQETQRLLPRITKLVFHEHFPDWNHFDHHWGRDAPQRMYRQMVTLMEQNP, encoded by the exons atgtggctgctgctggtggccctGTGCCTGGCCCAGGGGCTGGGTGATGCCATCCCACTTGCTGGAGTGAGCCATGACAACCCCGAGCAGTCAATGAACATC AGCGAGAAGATCCGTTTCCACGGCTATCACAGTGAGGAGTATGATGTGCTGACAGAGGACGGCTACTTCCTTAGCCTCAACCGGATTCCCCATGGCAAGGGGGACACTGGGCACTCAG gaTCCAGGTCACCTGTGTTGATAGTGCATGGATTCAGTTTAGATGGTGGTCACTGGGTGGACAACCTCCCCAACAGCAGCCTGGGCTTCATCCTTGCGGATGCTGGGTACGATGTCTGGATTGGAAACAGCCGGGGCAACACCTGGTCCTGCCGGCACCTGAACCTTTCTGTTGACGAAGAGGAGTTTTGGGATTTCAG CTTCCATGAGATGGCTGTGTATGACCTCCCCGCCCTGGTGGGCTTCATCCTAAGGCAAACTGGGCAGGAGAAACTGTTCTATGTTGGCCACGCTCAGGGCAACTCTCTGG GTTTCATAGCGTTTTCTAGCATGCCACAGCTGGCTGAGAAAATCAAACTCTTCTTTGCGCTGGCTCCTCTCTACACCTTTCATCACGTCAAAGGCCCTGTGTTAAAGATAGCATTTTTACCAGACGCAGTGTTGAAG GCaatatttggaacaaaacaaCTGACTctggtggggaggaaggagagagccACCATTGCCAAGACGTGCAGCAATCTACTGACAGCTGAAGTCTGTGAAAATGAGATCTTCCTCATTGGCGGGTACAACAAGAAGAACTTGAACATG agcCGACTGGATGTATACCTAGCTCATTTTCCAGACTATACATCAGTAAAAACTCTTCTCCACTGGGGACAG ACTGCCAAAACCGGGGTGTTCAAGCAGTTTGATTATGGAGAGAAGAACCAGGAAAAGTACAACCAG gccAACCCCCCTTTGTACAGGATAGAAGACATGATGGTGCCAACTGCTCTGTGGAGTGGTGGGGAGGACTGGGTGAATCCCCCTCAGGAGACCCAGCGCTTGCTCCCCCGCATCACCAAGCTTGTTTTTCATGAGCACTTCCCTGACTGGAATCACTTTGACCACCACTGGGGTCGGGATGCCCCTCAACGCATGTACAGGCAGATGGTCACGCTGATGGAGCAAAATCCATGA
- the LOC142064512 gene encoding lipase member M-like isoform X2 encodes MWLLLVALCLAQGLGDAIPLAGVSHDNPEQSMNISEKIRFHGYHSEEYDVLTEDGYFLSLNRIPHGKGDTGHSGSRSPVLIVHGFSLDGGHWVDNLPNSSLGFILADAGYDVWIGNSRGNTWSCRHLNLSVDEEEFWDFSFHEMAVYDLPALVGFILRQTGQEKLFYVGHAQGNSLGFIAFSSMPQLAEKIKLFFALAPLYTFHHVKGPVLKIAFLPDAVLKAIFGTKQLTLVGRKERATIAKTCSNLLTAEVCENEIFLIGGYNKKNLNMSRLDVYLAHFPDYTSVKTLLHWGQTAKTGVFKQFDYGEKNQEKYNQDRRHDGANCSVEWWGGLGESPSGDPALAPPHHQACFS; translated from the exons atgtggctgctgctggtggccctGTGCCTGGCCCAGGGGCTGGGTGATGCCATCCCACTTGCTGGAGTGAGCCATGACAACCCCGAGCAGTCAATGAACATC AGCGAGAAGATCCGTTTCCACGGCTATCACAGTGAGGAGTATGATGTGCTGACAGAGGACGGCTACTTCCTTAGCCTCAACCGGATTCCCCATGGCAAGGGGGACACTGGGCACTCAG gaTCCAGGTCACCTGTGTTGATAGTGCATGGATTCAGTTTAGATGGTGGTCACTGGGTGGACAACCTCCCCAACAGCAGCCTGGGCTTCATCCTTGCGGATGCTGGGTACGATGTCTGGATTGGAAACAGCCGGGGCAACACCTGGTCCTGCCGGCACCTGAACCTTTCTGTTGACGAAGAGGAGTTTTGGGATTTCAG CTTCCATGAGATGGCTGTGTATGACCTCCCCGCCCTGGTGGGCTTCATCCTAAGGCAAACTGGGCAGGAGAAACTGTTCTATGTTGGCCACGCTCAGGGCAACTCTCTGG GTTTCATAGCGTTTTCTAGCATGCCACAGCTGGCTGAGAAAATCAAACTCTTCTTTGCGCTGGCTCCTCTCTACACCTTTCATCACGTCAAAGGCCCTGTGTTAAAGATAGCATTTTTACCAGACGCAGTGTTGAAG GCaatatttggaacaaaacaaCTGACTctggtggggaggaaggagagagccACCATTGCCAAGACGTGCAGCAATCTACTGACAGCTGAAGTCTGTGAAAATGAGATCTTCCTCATTGGCGGGTACAACAAGAAGAACTTGAACATG agcCGACTGGATGTATACCTAGCTCATTTTCCAGACTATACATCAGTAAAAACTCTTCTCCACTGGGGACAG ACTGCCAAAACCGGGGTGTTCAAGCAGTTTGATTATGGAGAGAAGAACCAGGAAAAGTACAACCAG GATAGAAGACATGATGGTGCCAACTGCTCTGTGGAGTGGTGGGGAGGACTGGGTGAATCCCCCTCAGGAGACCCAGCGCTTGCTCCCCCGCATCACCAAGCTTGTTTTTCATGA